Proteins encoded by one window of Pseudomonadota bacterium:
- a CDS encoding alpha/beta hydrolase, producing the protein MKMVILLCLLVLLGGIVFGCQHKMIYHPRGYPGDASMESMVRLEYDTDQGAQTSFYYADEAHPDVLPEKVWIIFGGNATVALDWYGFAKGFSARESTGFLLMEYPGYGLCAGRPSSKSILTATRQAVAKLSDYLQTDPRTLEGRISVVGHSLGAAAALQYAVTIPVEKVVLISPFSSLRDMAALVVGIPLNYLLFENYDNRARLRELFDHTSFPDVVIIHGTQDEVIPVRMGRELSGLSSRIIYKQVDNCGHNSILSIAEERIYAAMRFADL; encoded by the coding sequence ATGAAGATGGTCATTTTGCTTTGTTTGCTGGTTCTCCTTGGTGGTATTGTTTTCGGATGCCAGCATAAAATGATCTATCACCCGCGAGGTTATCCGGGCGATGCCTCCATGGAAAGCATGGTCAGGCTTGAATATGATACCGACCAGGGAGCTCAGACATCATTTTATTATGCGGACGAGGCGCATCCGGACGTGCTTCCGGAAAAGGTCTGGATTATATTTGGTGGAAACGCCACTGTGGCCCTTGACTGGTATGGATTTGCCAAAGGCTTTTCCGCCAGGGAGTCCACGGGTTTTCTGCTCATGGAATATCCCGGCTATGGCCTCTGTGCCGGGAGGCCGTCATCAAAATCAATTCTTACGGCAACCAGACAGGCAGTTGCAAAACTTTCAGACTATCTGCAAACAGATCCTCGAACCCTTGAGGGGCGGATCTCGGTTGTCGGTCATTCCCTTGGTGCGGCAGCAGCACTTCAATATGCCGTGACAATTCCTGTAGAAAAAGTAGTGCTGATTTCTCCGTTCAGCAGCTTAAGGGACATGGCAGCTCTGGTCGTAGGAATTCCTTTAAATTATCTTTTATTTGAAAATTATGACAACCGGGCGCGGCTGAGAGAACTTTTCGACCATACGTCTTTTCCCGATGTCGTGATTATTCATGGCACTCAGGATGAAGTGATTCCGGTCCGCATGGGGCGAGAACTCTCAGGATTGAGCAGCCGGATTATATACAAACAGGTAGACAATTGCGGGCATAATAGTATTCTTAGCATTGCGGAAGAACGAATTTATGCGGCGATGCGATTTGCTGATCTTTAA
- a CDS encoding bifunctional 4-hydroxy-2-oxoglutarate aldolase/2-dehydro-3-deoxy-phosphogluconate aldolase: MKNIPVIGILRGVEQDFFREIMAASFENGLEAIEITMNTPGAGRIVAECRALVPQGKLLGMGTIRSLDEAKAAVDAGAMFMVTPNLDTAVIDFAVLQKIPIVAGALTPTEVYNAWRAGADLIKVFPCGALGGASYIKDLLGPFDDLPLAAVGGVTFENVGDFFRAGAVSVGVSTALFGKQALQGKNAENIGNNVKKFIDRCLQIKDGLLSAT; this comes from the coding sequence ATGAAAAACATTCCAGTCATAGGTATCCTTCGGGGTGTGGAGCAGGATTTTTTCAGAGAAATCATGGCCGCGTCTTTTGAAAACGGGCTTGAGGCAATTGAAATTACAATGAACACTCCTGGGGCCGGACGCATTGTTGCGGAATGCCGCGCCCTGGTGCCGCAAGGCAAACTTTTGGGAATGGGTACGATCCGCAGCCTGGATGAAGCAAAGGCGGCGGTTGATGCCGGTGCCATGTTTATGGTGACGCCGAATCTGGATACTGCGGTGATTGATTTTGCGGTTTTGCAAAAAATTCCTATTGTTGCAGGTGCCTTGACTCCCACCGAGGTTTATAATGCCTGGCGGGCCGGGGCTGATCTGATAAAGGTTTTTCCCTGTGGAGCTTTGGGTGGGGCCTCTTATATCAAGGATTTGCTCGGGCCGTTTGATGACCTGCCCCTTGCGGCAGTGGGTGGCGTGACCTTTGAAAACGTCGGTGATTTTTTCAGGGCCGGGGCAGTATCCGTCGGCGTGAGCACCGCCCTTTTCGGAAAACAGGCACTGCAGGGAAAAAATGCGGAAAATATCGGGAATAATGTCAAAAAGTTTATTGACCGTTGCCTCCAGATAAAAGATGGTTTATTATCAGCAACTTAA
- a CDS encoding aldolase catalytic domain-containing protein encodes MYRPEIKVIDCTVRDGGLMNKWQFDKKFVRQVYDALVEAGVDYMEIGYISSESAFSRDEVGPWRFCAEEDIQTILKGEEKKIKLSVMADIGRVAHDDIPPRSESSLDMIRVACYVHQIDAAIELAHHCMDKGYEATINLMAVSTVGIRELEEGLSDLSKSRVSVIYLVDSFGAFYSEDIDTLARKYMESLPGKTIGIHTHNNQQLAFANTISAIISGINYLDATLYGIGRGAGNCPLELLIAFLKNPKFRVRPLIKAIEEQILPWEKKISWGYYVPYMITGTMNQHPRTAMAIMESENRENLVEYYDQMTSTAT; translated from the coding sequence ATGTATAGACCGGAGATAAAGGTTATTGATTGCACTGTCAGAGATGGCGGGTTGATGAATAAATGGCAGTTTGATAAAAAATTTGTTCGTCAGGTTTATGATGCGCTTGTTGAGGCAGGTGTCGACTATATGGAAATCGGCTATATAAGCTCGGAATCAGCTTTTTCACGAGATGAGGTCGGGCCCTGGCGTTTCTGTGCTGAAGAGGATATTCAGACTATTCTCAAAGGTGAAGAGAAGAAAATCAAGCTCTCAGTCATGGCTGATATCGGCAGGGTTGCTCACGATGATATTCCGCCACGGTCCGAAAGCTCCCTTGATATGATCCGCGTCGCCTGTTATGTCCACCAGATTGATGCCGCCATCGAACTGGCGCATCACTGTATGGATAAAGGCTACGAGGCGACGATCAACCTCATGGCGGTTTCCACCGTCGGGATCAGGGAACTTGAAGAAGGGTTGAGTGATCTTTCCAAAAGCCGGGTGTCGGTCATTTACCTGGTTGACAGTTTCGGGGCCTTTTACTCTGAAGACATCGATACCCTGGCCAGAAAATATATGGAAAGTCTGCCCGGCAAGACAATCGGCATCCATACCCACAACAATCAACAACTTGCATTTGCCAATACCATTTCAGCAATTATTTCCGGAATCAATTATCTGGATGCCACCCTGTACGGCATCGGTCGCGGCGCCGGGAACTGTCCCCTTGAGCTGCTCATCGCATTTTTGAAAAATCCGAAATTCAGGGTGCGGCCGCTTATCAAGGCCATTGAAGAGCAGATCCTTCCCTGGGAAAAGAAAATCAGCTGGGGCTATTATGTTCCGTATATGATTACCGGAACAATGAACCAGCATCCCCGAACCGCCATGGCGATCATGGAATCGGAGAATCGGGAGAATCTCGTTGAATACTACGATCAGATGACCAGCACCGCCACCTGA
- a CDS encoding ORF6N domain-containing protein, whose product MSDNLPTLPQEAIQNRIFTIRNRQVMVDRDLAELYDVSTKVLNQAVKRNLQRFPDAFRFQLTENEKTELVTNCDRFEKLKHSSTPPCVFSEQGVAMLSAVLRSETAVNVSIQIMQAFVAMRKFFAHDAAIFQRLEKIERKQLETDEKFEQVFNAIESKEIQPKQGVFFEGQIFDAYRFFSDLIRTAGKSIILIDNYIDDTVLTLFSKRKKDVLLTIITKTVSRRLKLDIKKFNEQYPPVSVKEFGCSHDRFLIIDDSIIYHVGASLKDLGKKWFAFSKMEIGAVDMLGKLESMVKVEE is encoded by the coding sequence ATGAGTGATAATTTGCCGACATTACCGCAGGAAGCTATTCAGAACAGAATTTTCACAATACGCAACAGGCAGGTGATGGTAGATAGAGACCTGGCTGAATTATATGATGTTTCTACAAAAGTATTGAATCAGGCTGTTAAGCGTAATTTGCAGAGATTCCCGGATGCTTTCAGATTTCAATTAACTGAAAACGAAAAAACTGAACTGGTCACAAATTGTGACCGGTTCGAAAAACTTAAACATTCTTCAACCCCTCCCTGTGTTTTCTCCGAACAGGGAGTCGCTATGCTGTCAGCTGTATTACGCAGCGAAACAGCTGTCAATGTAAGTATACAGATAATGCAGGCATTTGTTGCAATGCGAAAATTTTTTGCACATGATGCAGCAATTTTTCAACGTCTTGAAAAAATTGAACGGAAGCAATTAGAAACCGATGAAAAGTTCGAGCAGGTTTTTAATGCTATAGAGAGTAAAGAAATTCAGCCTAAACAGGGAGTTTTCTTTGAGGGGCAGATATTTGACGCGTACAGATTCTTTTCCGATCTAATACGTACCGCTGGAAAATCAATTATTCTGATCGACAACTATATCGACGATACAGTTCTGACACTTTTCTCGAAACGGAAAAAAGATGTTCTTCTTACAATCATAACAAAAACAGTATCAAGACGACTGAAACTGGATATTAAAAAATTCAATGAACAATACCCGCCAGTTTCAGTAAAAGAATTCGGGTGTTCGCATGACCGTTTTTTGATTATTGATGATTCCATCATCTACCACGTCGGCGCTTCCCTGAAAGATTTGGGGAAAAAATGGTTCGCGTTTTCGAAGATGGAGATCGGGGCAGTGGACATGCTTGGTAAGCTGGAGAGTATGGTGAAGGTGGAAGAGTGA
- a CDS encoding DNA cytosine methyltransferase, with product MKYISQDKIPVIDLFAGPGGLAEGFSAFQAKGRDVFNICLSVEKDHFAHRTLELRSFFRQFSQGHFRVPIRVRLEELR from the coding sequence ATGAAGTATATTTCTCAAGATAAAATCCCGGTGATCGATCTTTTTGCCGGGCCGGGTGGGCTGGCGGAAGGGTTTTCAGCCTTTCAGGCCAAAGGCAGGGATGTGTTCAATATATGCCTTTCCGTTGAAAAGGACCACTTCGCCCACCGCACCTTGGAACTGCGAAGCTTTTTCCGGCAGTTTTCGCAAGGACATTTCCGTGTACCGATCCGTGTAAGACTTGAAGAGTTGAGATAA
- a CDS encoding HNH endonuclease, whose translation MAKAVLTTKVDPSYDDLPEERYHFPHTYLRQMEQAVGDWIIYYEPRRSTGDLSSHGGRQSYFAIARILRIEQDYHLANHYYAFISDYLEFDHPVPFKAGQHYFESILQKDDGKTNKGAFGRAVRLIPDREYDLILQAGFTKVLEATAYDFQLQPGLAYSLGEEPPPYERSIIESVVARPFRDAAFAVTVKEVYHDTCAMTGLKIINGGGRAEVQAAHIQPVSKNGPDSIRNGMALSGTVHWMFDRGLLSIDDDFSILIAKDRLPDTALRLINENRRLILPQRTDMRPHKHYLNYHRENIFKG comes from the coding sequence ATGGCAAAGGCCGTTCTGACAACCAAGGTTGATCCCTCCTATGATGACCTGCCGGAGGAACGCTATCATTTTCCTCATACTTATTTACGGCAAATGGAGCAAGCAGTCGGCGACTGGATAATCTATTACGAGCCGCGACGCTCAACCGGCGACTTATCAAGCCACGGCGGGAGGCAGTCATACTTTGCCATTGCCCGCATCTTGCGGATTGAACAAGATTACCACCTTGCAAATCATTATTATGCCTTTATCTCGGATTACCTTGAATTTGACCATCCGGTTCCATTCAAAGCAGGGCAGCATTATTTTGAGAGCATTCTACAAAAGGACGACGGCAAAACCAATAAAGGAGCATTTGGCCGCGCCGTTCGATTAATTCCCGACAGAGAATATGACCTTATTCTCCAAGCAGGGTTTACAAAAGTCTTGGAAGCCACGGCATACGACTTTCAATTGCAGCCTGGACTTGCTTATTCACTTGGTGAAGAGCCTCCGCCCTACGAACGTTCTATTATTGAAAGTGTGGTTGCCAGGCCATTTCGCGATGCTGCTTTTGCCGTAACGGTCAAGGAAGTTTATCACGATACCTGCGCCATGACCGGCCTGAAGATCATTAACGGCGGCGGCCGCGCTGAAGTGCAGGCAGCCCATATTCAGCCGGTTTCAAAAAACGGACCCGATTCCATCAGGAACGGCATGGCCCTGTCTGGCACTGTTCACTGGATGTTTGATCGCGGACTTCTTTCGATTGATGATGATTTTTCCATTCTCATTGCCAAAGATCGTTTGCCGGATACCGCCCTGCGTCTGATAAATGAAAACCGGCGGCTGATTCTGCCGCAACGCACGGACATGAGACCGCATAAACATTATCTCAACTATCACCGGGAGAATATTTTTAAAGGGTGA
- a CDS encoding DUF1837 domain-containing protein translates to MTKIKTGGKKTIFPLGPHPLPPHPCGIHLTATDQNTENDVPHRVLQDEHLQPAEFSAAMAQWIVNHHLSPEAIERDRMRCEALARQGLIDPVQRFPINLSTQKGNWAEILLAEYVSASCAVNVPVYRLRYNPNVDQSMKGDDVLAFDLDSNPVRVLVGEAKFRSTPSKAVVEELVDALVRSHSANIPASLQFVADRLFDSGNDELGAKVMACNVLFAQGRLQLDYVGLLVSTRDAHRHMERNAKLNVHRLAVISLGLSDPEGIVTASYARVGEYV, encoded by the coding sequence ATGACAAAAATTAAGACTGGTGGCAAGAAGACTATATTCCCTCTCGGTCCCCACCCACTTCCACCGCACCCTTGTGGCATTCATCTAACTGCCACGGATCAAAACACTGAGAACGATGTTCCGCATAGAGTGCTCCAAGATGAACATTTGCAACCTGCGGAGTTCTCTGCCGCAATGGCGCAATGGATCGTGAATCACCACCTTAGCCCCGAAGCCATCGAGCGAGATAGAATGCGTTGTGAAGCTTTGGCGAGACAGGGTCTTATCGACCCTGTCCAGCGCTTCCCTATTAACTTGAGCACACAGAAAGGAAACTGGGCAGAGATATTGCTCGCTGAATATGTTTCCGCATCATGTGCTGTTAATGTGCCAGTGTATCGTCTTCGTTACAACCCTAACGTGGATCAGTCAATGAAGGGGGACGATGTACTTGCATTTGATCTTGATTCTAACCCTGTTCGTGTTTTAGTCGGTGAAGCTAAGTTTAGATCGACTCCTTCAAAAGCTGTAGTTGAGGAGCTTGTTGACGCACTGGTTAGATCCCACTCTGCTAATATACCTGCATCTCTGCAGTTTGTTGCTGATCGCTTATTTGATTCAGGGAACGACGAGTTGGGTGCGAAGGTCATGGCTTGCAATGTCCTGTTTGCTCAGGGACGCCTACAATTGGATTATGTTGGCTTACTCGTAAGCACAAGGGATGCTCATCGTCACATGGAGAGGAACGCTAAATTAAATGTGCACCGTCTTGCTGTAATATCGCTCGGGTTATCAGACCCCGAGGGGATTGTGACTGCATCCTATGCCAGGGTTGGTGAATACGTATGA